One window of Macrococcus sp. 19Msa1099 genomic DNA carries:
- a CDS encoding LPXTG cell wall anchor domain-containing protein: MKKTTYNQKLAFGVAATTATLMLGLGAPADAAETQGLDDSTQSAYQADAVEAYQADQWSAAAENAQADAWENAANEALNPQTDTPTAQEGKDAEDAQADAWENAANEALNPQTDTPTAQEGKDAEDAQADAWENAANEALNPQTDTPTAQEGKDAEDAQADAWENAANEALNPQTDTPTAQEGKDAEDAQADAWENAANEALSPQTDTPTAQEGKDAEDAHADAWENAANEALSPQTDTPTAQEGKDAEDAHADAWENAANEALSPQTDTPTAQEGKDAEDAHADAWENAANEALNSQTEGTQTEGTQTEAVQTETVQTEAVQTEAVQTEAVQTEAVQTEAVQTEAVQTEAVQTEAVQTEAAQTEAAQTEAAQTEAAQTEAAQTEAAQTEAAQTEAAQTTNVKTLPDTGESNNATLFGGLFSAIGLSLLAFSRRFK, translated from the coding sequence ATGAAAAAAACGACTTACAATCAAAAACTTGCTTTTGGTGTTGCTGCAACAACCGCTACTTTAATGCTTGGGCTCGGCGCACCAGCTGATGCTGCTGAAACTCAAGGACTTGACGATTCTACACAAAGTGCTTATCAAGCTGACGCTGTCGAAGCTTATCAAGCTGATCAATGGAGTGCTGCTGCTGAAAACGCTCAGGCTGATGCTTGGGAAAATGCTGCTAACGAAGCTTTAAATCCTCAAACTGATACACCTACTGCTCAAGAAGGTAAAGACGCTGAAGACGCTCAGGCTGATGCTTGGGAAAATGCTGCTAACGAAGCTTTAAATCCTCAAACTGATACACCTACTGCTCAAGAAGGTAAAGACGCTGAAGACGCTCAGGCTGATGCTTGGGAAAATGCTGCTAACGAAGCTTTAAATCCTCAAACTGATACACCTACTGCTCAAGAAGGTAAAGACGCTGAAGACGCTCAGGCTGATGCTTGGGAAAATGCTGCTAACGAAGCTTTAAATCCTCAAACTGATACACCTACTGCTCAAGAAGGTAAAGACGCTGAAGACGCTCAGGCTGATGCTTGGGAAAATGCTGCTAACGAAGCTTTAAGTCCTCAAACTGATACACCTACTGCTCAAGAAGGTAAAGACGCTGAAGATGCTCACGCTGATGCTTGGGAAAATGCTGCTAACGAAGCTTTAAGTCCTCAAACTGATACACCTACTGCTCAAGAAGGTAAAGACGCTGAAGATGCTCACGCTGATGCTTGGGAAAATGCTGCTAATGAAGCTTTAAGTCCTCAAACTGATACACCTACTGCTCAAGAAGGTAAAGACGCTGAAGATGCTCACGCTGATGCTTGGGAAAATGCTGCTAATGAAGCTTTAAATTCTCAAACTGAAGGCACTCAAACTGAAGGCACTCAAACTGAAGCTGTTCAAACTGAAACCGTTCAAACTGAAGCCGTTCAAACTGAAGCTGTTCAAACTGAAGCCGTTCAAACTGAAGCTGTTCAAACTGAAGCCGTTCAAACTGAAGCTGTTCAAACTGAAGCCGTTCAAACTGAAGCTGTTCAAACTGAAGCTGCTCAAACTGAAGCTGCTCAAACTGAAGCTGCTCAAACTGAAGCTGCTCAAACTGAAGCTGCTCAAACTGAAGCTGCTCAAACTGAAGCTGCTCAAACTGAAGCTGCTCAAACTACAAATGTTAAAACCTTACCTGATACAGGAGAATCAAATAACGCTACTTTATTCGGTGGACTTTTCTCTGCTATCGGATTAAGCTTATTAGCATTCTCAAGACGTTTTAAATAA
- a CDS encoding excinuclease ABC subunit UvrA — protein sequence MKPIKIIGAKQNNLKDISLEIPKHQLTVFTGRSGSGKSSLVFNTIAAESERLLNETYSTYIQNQLNHYDKPVVDRIENLPVSMVIGQDRIGGNSRSTVGTISDIYSGVRLLWSRIGQPFVGYSMDFSFNNTNGMCKTCDGLGYVEDIDLNELLHFDRSLNEDAIKFPSFAPNTWRGKRYLNTGLFDNDKKLKDYSKEEMDTLLYQEPIKLKNPPSNWPKTAKYEGLIYRFRRSFLINDTFEKKKFIKDVNRIVTKQVCPDCEGKRLNDKILSCKIDGLNIAEFCDLTVDDEIKFLNKINDDKAQYIIEPLVKQLEALKRIGLGYLTLSRETTTLSGGESQRIKLIRHLNSPLTDLVYIIDEPSIGLHPEDIENINQIMLSIRDKGNTVLVVEHDPDVIKIADYCVDIGPGSGKRGGEIIFTGKYNELLKSNSPTGKALSQPHAFKEEVRVSNDYIALKNITKNNLKDVSVNIPEHVLTAVTGVAGSGKSTLIQTGLREREDVVYIDQKPVHATNRSNLLTYLDIFDDIRGYYSKETGLKKGMFSYNSEGACPNCNGKGVIKTELAFMSDFVQQCEVCHGKRYRPEVLEAKVKGYSIADMLELSVEEAIDFFQIDNVNQVLKSVKRTGLDYMTLGQSLDTLSGGESQRVKLSRYINEGVKDKIFIFDEPTTGLHEADIDNLKRIFDYLIDEDNTVIVIEHNLTMMTYADWIIDIGPRAGLGGGKVLYSGVPKEIVHEETSLTGKHLLKYIDDSN from the coding sequence ATGAAACCTATAAAGATTATTGGAGCAAAGCAGAATAATTTAAAAGATATATCACTGGAGATACCGAAACACCAGCTGACTGTCTTTACAGGGCGTTCGGGTTCTGGGAAGTCATCGCTAGTATTTAATACGATTGCCGCGGAGAGTGAGCGACTATTGAATGAAACATATAGTACTTATATACAGAACCAACTCAACCATTATGATAAGCCTGTTGTCGACCGTATTGAGAATTTGCCTGTATCAATGGTCATTGGACAAGATAGAATTGGTGGGAATTCAAGATCAACTGTAGGAACAATTTCAGATATCTATTCTGGTGTGAGATTATTGTGGTCACGTATTGGACAGCCATTTGTAGGATATTCTATGGACTTTTCTTTTAACAATACGAATGGCATGTGCAAAACGTGTGATGGATTAGGTTATGTAGAAGATATTGACTTAAATGAGTTATTACATTTCGATCGTTCATTAAATGAAGATGCGATCAAATTCCCCTCTTTTGCTCCAAATACTTGGCGTGGTAAACGGTATTTAAATACGGGATTATTTGACAATGATAAGAAATTGAAAGACTATTCTAAAGAAGAGATGGATACACTTTTGTATCAAGAACCTATTAAATTAAAAAATCCTCCATCAAACTGGCCGAAGACGGCTAAATATGAAGGGTTAATTTATCGATTTAGAAGATCTTTTCTAATCAACGATACATTTGAAAAGAAGAAGTTTATTAAAGACGTAAATCGTATCGTCACAAAACAAGTGTGCCCAGATTGCGAAGGTAAACGTCTGAATGACAAGATATTAAGTTGCAAAATAGATGGATTAAATATTGCTGAATTTTGTGATCTAACAGTAGATGATGAGATTAAGTTTTTGAATAAAATTAATGATGATAAAGCACAGTATATTATTGAACCTTTAGTCAAACAATTAGAAGCATTAAAACGAATTGGCTTAGGTTATTTGACATTAAGTCGAGAAACGACAACTTTATCAGGGGGAGAGTCTCAAAGGATCAAATTGATTCGTCATTTAAATAGTCCGCTTACGGATTTAGTCTATATTATTGATGAACCGAGTATTGGTCTACATCCTGAAGATATAGAAAATATTAATCAAATCATGCTTTCAATTCGCGATAAAGGTAATACAGTGCTTGTTGTTGAGCATGATCCTGATGTAATTAAGATTGCGGATTATTGTGTTGATATAGGTCCGGGAAGTGGTAAGCGTGGAGGAGAGATTATATTTACTGGGAAATATAATGAATTACTTAAGAGTAATAGTCCAACAGGTAAGGCGCTATCACAACCACATGCTTTTAAAGAGGAAGTAAGGGTATCAAATGATTATATAGCACTAAAAAATATTACGAAGAATAACTTAAAAGATGTATCGGTTAATATTCCTGAACATGTGTTAACTGCTGTAACAGGTGTTGCAGGTTCAGGTAAAAGTACGTTAATACAAACAGGACTTCGCGAAAGAGAAGATGTAGTTTATATCGATCAGAAACCTGTACATGCGACGAATCGTTCAAATCTACTGACCTACCTTGATATCTTTGATGATATTAGAGGATACTATAGCAAAGAGACAGGTCTTAAAAAAGGGATGTTCAGCTACAACTCAGAAGGTGCATGTCCAAACTGCAATGGAAAAGGCGTAATAAAAACGGAGCTTGCATTTATGTCTGACTTTGTTCAACAATGTGAAGTATGTCATGGTAAACGTTATCGACCAGAAGTATTGGAAGCAAAAGTAAAAGGATACTCTATCGCAGACATGCTTGAGCTTTCTGTAGAAGAAGCAATCGATTTCTTTCAGATAGACAACGTTAATCAAGTGTTGAAGAGTGTAAAGCGTACAGGACTTGACTATATGACCTTAGGACAGTCATTAGATACTTTATCAGGTGGGGAGAGTCAGCGAGTAAAACTTAGTCGATATATTAACGAGGGTGTGAAAGATAAGATATTTATCTTTGATGAACCTACGACAGGTTTACATGAAGCAGATATAGATAATTTAAAACGCATCTTTGATTATTTAATTGATGAAGATAATACGGTGATTGTGATAGAACATAATTTGACAATGATGACTTATGCAGATTGGATTATAGACATTGGACCTCGTGCAGGATTAGGCGGAGGTAAAGTACTCTATAGTGGGGTGCCGAAGGAAATTGTCCATGAAGAAACATCATTAACTGGCAAACATTTATTGAAATATATTGATGATAGCAATTAA
- a CDS encoding sodium-dependent transporter — MHKNKHWNSSLGFILASAGSAIGLGAIWKFPYIAGQYGGGAFLIQFILFTLLIGLPLLIVEFYIGHAGKTFSLTIFSKLSGSKFMNLIGLWGNIAAFILYAFYSVIGGWIILFIGYYLGIILNIFELQLDYFEQMIANPLLSILGALLFIMLTEVIVSFGIQNGIERASKIMMPLLFLLFLIIVGRALMLEGAIEGLKYFLIPRFEDLSIEGTLYAMGQSFFALSLGTTGMITYASYTKDDTNVIRSALWIVIMNLLISILAGLAIFPAASALNIEVEAGPGLLFLVLPKLFEKMTFGFGFYMLFLILFLFAALTSSISLLELNLSNLIKNNENKRKKYALLLSLAVFITSIFPALSFGIYKDFTFGAGTIFDNMDFLVSNIMMPLGVLFTTLFCGFVLNKQLLFSIFMRDNQHSKLFTLWYTLIKYILPIVIIIVFVTQLI; from the coding sequence ATGCACAAAAATAAACATTGGAATTCTTCTCTTGGATTTATCCTTGCAAGTGCAGGATCAGCAATCGGCCTTGGTGCCATTTGGAAGTTTCCTTACATAGCAGGACAATATGGTGGCGGAGCATTTTTAATTCAATTCATTTTGTTCACTTTATTAATTGGACTTCCATTACTTATCGTTGAATTTTATATTGGGCATGCCGGCAAGACTTTTTCGTTAACAATCTTTAGCAAACTATCAGGTTCAAAATTCATGAACTTAATTGGTCTTTGGGGAAATATTGCTGCTTTCATTTTATACGCATTCTACAGCGTTATCGGTGGATGGATTATTTTATTTATAGGCTACTATTTAGGGATTATTTTGAATATCTTTGAACTTCAATTAGATTATTTTGAGCAAATGATCGCCAATCCTTTATTATCTATTCTCGGTGCATTGCTATTTATAATGCTCACAGAAGTGATCGTATCTTTCGGTATTCAAAATGGTATAGAGAGAGCTTCAAAAATAATGATGCCATTATTATTTTTATTATTTTTAATTATTGTCGGACGTGCACTGATGTTAGAAGGAGCTATCGAAGGACTAAAATATTTTTTAATTCCCAGATTTGAGGATTTATCTATAGAAGGTACTCTTTATGCTATGGGTCAGTCTTTCTTTGCTTTATCACTCGGAACAACCGGTATGATTACTTATGCATCTTACACTAAAGATGATACAAACGTTATTCGGTCTGCATTATGGATTGTAATAATGAACTTACTAATTTCTATTCTTGCTGGTCTCGCAATTTTCCCAGCTGCAAGCGCATTAAATATTGAAGTAGAAGCAGGTCCTGGATTATTATTTTTAGTATTACCAAAATTGTTTGAAAAAATGACTTTCGGTTTTGGCTTCTATATGTTATTTTTAATACTCTTTTTATTTGCTGCTTTGACATCTTCTATTTCACTATTAGAACTGAATCTTTCTAACTTAATTAAAAATAATGAAAATAAGCGCAAAAAATATGCATTACTGCTGAGTTTAGCTGTATTTATCACAAGTATTTTTCCTGCTTTATCATTTGGTATTTATAAAGATTTTACGTTTGGTGCAGGAACAATATTTGATAATATGGACTTTCTAGTATCAAATATTATGATGCCGCTTGGTGTATTATTTACAACGTTATTTTGTGGATTTGTACTAAACAAACAATTATTATTCTCTATATTTATGCGTGATAATCAACACAGCAAATTATTTACCTTATGGTATACCTTAATAAAATATATTCTGCCTATTGTCATTATAATTGTGTTTGTAACACAGTTAATTTAA
- a CDS encoding TspO/MBR family protein: protein MINTKKITRTLIPLAGGLIVGRLTAKAQDDYKHYRKPPFSPPAIAFPIIWPILYTSMGVAYQRAMANAKNETESSELKRAHYTQLGLNYVWSMLYFNLKFRKASLLESYALLAAGSITATKFYKMDRTAGHLMVPYVMWLSYASYLNGGNWILNKDKEGYSRD from the coding sequence ATGATAAATACTAAGAAAATAACTAGAACACTTATACCACTCGCTGGAGGTTTAATCGTTGGAAGGCTAACAGCTAAGGCGCAAGATGATTATAAACATTATAGAAAACCACCATTTTCACCACCTGCAATTGCTTTTCCAATTATTTGGCCAATATTATATACGTCAATGGGTGTGGCGTATCAAAGAGCAATGGCTAACGCTAAAAATGAGACTGAAAGCAGTGAACTTAAGCGTGCGCATTATACCCAGCTTGGCTTGAATTATGTATGGTCTATGTTATATTTTAATCTAAAATTCAGAAAAGCATCATTACTAGAAAGTTATGCATTATTAGCTGCAGGGAGTATTACTGCTACGAAATTTTATAAGATGGACAGAACTGCAGGACATTTGATGGTTCCTTATGTTATGTGGTTGAGTTATGCGAGTTATTTAAACGGGGGCAACTGGATTTTAAATAAGGATAAAGAAGGTTACTCTAGAGACTAA
- a CDS encoding MerR family transcriptional regulator, with the protein MEKYYIEHVAEYCDIPKSKLRYYEKKDILKYIERDSNNKRLYTKDDIEMIKFIKCLSNLNMPLKDIQTNTNMLYENKIDVETILKAHLEFLNEQKNLISSHINIIETELQKETSR; encoded by the coding sequence ATGGAAAAATATTATATAGAACATGTTGCAGAATACTGTGATATACCTAAAAGTAAGTTACGTTACTATGAAAAGAAAGACATATTGAAATATATAGAAAGAGACAGTAATAATAAAAGATTGTATACAAAAGATGATATTGAAATGATCAAATTTATTAAGTGTTTAAGCAACTTAAATATGCCATTAAAAGATATTCAGACAAATACAAATATGCTATATGAAAATAAAATAGATGTTGAAACGATATTAAAAGCGCATCTTGAGTTTCTAAATGAGCAAAAAAACCTTATTAGCTCCCATATCAATATAATCGAAACAGAGCTACAAAAAGAAACTTCCAGATGA
- a CDS encoding type 1 glutamine amidotransferase domain-containing protein, translating into MKKALIVVTNIAKYETIERATGAWFSEVTHFAKDFYDAGYEVDFVSPNGGYVPLDPVSLNTEMMSEEDWAYYTDHEYMNKFGNSLSPSEIKAEDYQAIYFAGGHGVIWDLRDNKQLNDIALSIYNNNGVLSSVCHGAVGLLNIEQDGEFIVKGKSVTGFTNSEESANGTIEHMPYLLEDEFVNIGANFKKEADWSAYAVVDGHVVTGQNPQSGHAVAEKVLAILDNQ; encoded by the coding sequence ATGAAAAAGGCATTGATTGTTGTAACAAATATTGCGAAGTATGAAACTATAGAGAGAGCTACAGGAGCATGGTTTTCAGAAGTGACGCATTTTGCTAAGGATTTCTATGATGCAGGATATGAAGTAGATTTTGTTAGCCCTAATGGAGGATATGTTCCTTTAGATCCAGTAAGTTTAAATACTGAAATGATGTCTGAGGAAGACTGGGCATACTATACGGATCACGAGTATATGAATAAGTTTGGAAATTCATTATCGCCGTCAGAGATTAAAGCTGAGGATTATCAAGCAATCTATTTTGCTGGAGGGCATGGTGTCATATGGGATTTAAGAGATAATAAGCAGTTGAATGATATTGCATTAAGTATTTATAATAATAATGGGGTTTTATCATCAGTATGTCATGGTGCAGTTGGTTTACTTAATATTGAGCAAGATGGAGAATTTATTGTAAAAGGTAAATCAGTAACTGGATTTACAAATAGTGAAGAATCTGCAAATGGAACTATTGAGCATATGCCTTATTTATTGGAAGATGAATTTGTGAATATTGGTGCTAACTTTAAAAAGGAAGCAGACTGGAGTGCTTATGCAGTAGTAGATGGTCACGTCGTTACTGGACAAAATCCGCAGTCTGGCCATGCAGTTGCAGAGAAAGTATTAGCGATATTAGATAATCAATAA
- a CDS encoding NAD(P)-binding oxidoreductase, with product MKSLIIGANGGVGKHLVRKLNERNIDFTAGVRKEEQVEALKSEGMDAIYVDVEKQSIEELAALFKSYDQILFSVGSGGNTGADMTIIVDLDGAVKAIKASEIAGDKHFIMVSTYDSRREAFDASGDLKPYTIAKHYADEYLRSTQLKYTIVHPGALTDDTAIGLFDISSQFTDVKHPSITREDVAEALVSVLTDTRLKGREFQIINGELNLDDAVIKYLGE from the coding sequence ATGAAATCTTTAATCATTGGAGCAAATGGTGGCGTTGGTAAACATCTCGTACGTAAATTGAATGAACGTAATATTGACTTTACTGCCGGTGTTAGAAAAGAAGAACAAGTAGAAGCTTTGAAGTCTGAAGGTATGGATGCAATATATGTTGATGTTGAAAAACAATCGATAGAGGAATTAGCAGCACTATTTAAATCATATGACCAAATTTTATTTTCTGTGGGCTCTGGTGGCAATACTGGTGCTGATATGACGATCATCGTGGACTTAGACGGTGCAGTAAAAGCGATAAAGGCAAGTGAAATTGCAGGAGACAAACATTTTATTATGGTATCAACTTATGACTCACGTAGAGAAGCTTTCGATGCATCAGGAGATTTAAAACCATATACAATAGCAAAACATTATGCTGATGAATATTTAAGAAGTACTCAATTAAAATATACGATTGTTCATCCAGGTGCATTAACCGATGATACAGCTATAGGTTTATTCGATATTAGTAGTCAGTTTACAGATGTTAAACACCCGTCGATTACAAGAGAAGATGTTGCAGAAGCCTTAGTTTCAGTACTAACAGATACTAGACTCAAAGGTCGAGAGTTCCAGATAATCAATGGTGAATTAAATCTAGATGATGCAGTCATCAAATACTTGGGGGAATAA
- a CDS encoding NADP-dependent oxidoreductase, protein MNNEQIVLAKRPEGLPQADVFRYEPIEITAPEEGEVQVESIYISVDPYMRGRMNDTKSYVQPYEIDAPIHGHIVGKIIQSKHAQYKSGDYITGILPWKKVNTISADKVTKVASESVPLYLYLSVLGMPGMTAYTGLLQIGKPQEGETVVVSAASGAVGSVVGQIAKIKGARVVGIAGGEKKTSYLKDVLGFDAVIDYKRDDFTQQLKSAVPDGIDVYFENVGGEVSDEVFKYLNKFARIPVCGAISTYNSKEDIGPRIQGTLVKSQALMQGFVVAQFAEHFKEASEQLAQWVAEGKVKSEVTIDEGFDQLPSAFRKLFTGENFGKQIVKVAEE, encoded by the coding sequence ATGAATAATGAACAAATTGTACTTGCTAAACGTCCTGAAGGACTACCACAAGCTGATGTATTTCGATATGAACCGATTGAGATAACAGCGCCTGAAGAGGGTGAAGTTCAAGTAGAATCTATCTATATCTCAGTTGATCCTTATATGAGAGGACGAATGAATGATACAAAGAGCTATGTTCAACCTTATGAAATCGATGCCCCGATTCATGGACATATCGTCGGAAAAATTATTCAGTCAAAGCATGCACAATATAAAAGTGGAGATTATATAACAGGGATATTACCTTGGAAGAAAGTGAATACGATTAGTGCAGACAAAGTAACCAAAGTTGCTTCTGAATCTGTACCTTTGTACTTATACTTAAGTGTATTAGGTATGCCTGGTATGACGGCGTATACAGGACTATTGCAAATAGGAAAGCCACAAGAAGGTGAAACCGTAGTGGTTTCTGCAGCTTCAGGTGCTGTGGGTTCAGTTGTGGGACAAATTGCCAAGATTAAAGGTGCACGAGTTGTGGGTATTGCAGGTGGGGAAAAGAAGACCTCATATTTAAAGGATGTGCTAGGTTTTGATGCTGTAATAGATTATAAAAGAGATGATTTCACGCAGCAGCTAAAATCTGCGGTACCAGACGGTATAGATGTGTATTTTGAAAATGTTGGTGGAGAAGTGTCAGACGAGGTTTTCAAATATTTAAATAAATTTGCTAGAATTCCTGTATGCGGTGCAATTTCAACGTACAATAGTAAAGAAGATATCGGACCAAGAATCCAAGGTACGTTAGTAAAAAGTCAGGCACTTATGCAAGGCTTTGTAGTAGCGCAGTTTGCTGAACACTTTAAAGAAGCGAGTGAACAATTAGCGCAATGGGTAGCAGAAGGTAAGGTTAAATCAGAAGTAACGATTGATGAAGGATTTGATCAGCTGCCATCAGCCTTCAGAAAGCTATTTACAGGAGAAAACTTTGGGAAACAAATTGTCAAGGTGGCAGAAGAATAA
- a CDS encoding pyrimidine dimer DNA glycosylase/endonuclease V, with the protein MQIFRVHPEHEISARYLDNRRLSKQVLELYQIIRVCLAEMKLIEGNTRYLHHPIVKHVYNEGQPYIMDTFKMLEAMDKEHLRRGGKRSQNFREDLKVLENQIVQYETKFSPSPLPPIYVYGDDKLYGDEVYEAYKRLLELKWENDTIAPRCNIIQYKRKK; encoded by the coding sequence ATGCAGATCTTTAGAGTACATCCAGAGCATGAAATAAGTGCACGATATTTAGATAATAGACGGTTATCAAAGCAAGTGCTTGAACTATATCAAATTATTAGAGTGTGTCTCGCAGAGATGAAACTTATTGAAGGAAACACCAGATACTTGCATCATCCAATAGTAAAGCATGTCTATAATGAAGGACAACCATATATTATGGACACGTTCAAAATGCTTGAAGCAATGGATAAAGAGCATCTAAGAAGAGGTGGAAAACGTTCTCAAAACTTTAGGGAAGACTTGAAGGTTTTAGAAAACCAGATAGTGCAGTATGAAACTAAGTTTAGTCCATCACCACTACCGCCGATTTACGTATATGGGGATGATAAATTATATGGTGATGAAGTATATGAAGCTTATAAACGACTCCTTGAATTAAAATGGGAGAACGATACAATTGCACCTAGATGTAATATTATACAATATAAAAGGAAAAAGTAA
- the brnQ gene encoding branched-chain amino acid transport system II carrier protein produces MIINAKTKLTFKENMFIGSMLFGLFFGAGNLIFPIHFGQTAGSNVWLTNLGFLITAIGLPFLGIIAIGISKTNGVFDISSRVNRSYAYIFTILLYLVIGPLFALPRLATTSFEIGFSSYVTEQNGKLFLFIFSLLFFLVAWMFSRKPSKILDYIGKFLNPVFLFLLGILMLLAFIKPMGSIGSAPVQADYQSNAVLKGFIDGYNTLDALASLAFGIIIVTTIKKLGITNPAHIAKETVKSGFISIILMGLIYTLLALMGTMSLGQFKVSENGGIALAQIAHYYLGDYGIILLSLIIIVACLKTAIGLITAFSETFTELFPKRNYLMFATVVSIVSFVIANVGLTKIITYSIPVLMFLYPLAITLILLTLFSKYFNHSRTVYQFTTYFTMIAAFVDGLKASPEFIANTAFAKGIVNFGDHYLPLSSIGMGWVLPAVIGFVIGCIVYLARGKKSITEA; encoded by the coding sequence ATGATTATTAACGCTAAAACGAAATTAACATTTAAAGAAAATATGTTTATCGGATCAATGCTGTTTGGACTGTTCTTCGGGGCTGGAAATTTAATTTTCCCGATTCATTTCGGTCAAACAGCAGGTAGCAATGTATGGCTTACAAACTTAGGATTTCTCATTACCGCGATTGGTTTACCATTCTTAGGTATAATCGCCATTGGTATATCTAAAACAAATGGTGTATTTGATATTTCAAGTCGAGTTAACCGTTCATATGCATACATATTCACGATCCTTCTATATTTAGTGATCGGACCGTTATTTGCATTGCCAAGACTTGCCACAACATCCTTTGAAATTGGTTTTTCTTCATACGTGACAGAACAAAACGGAAAATTGTTTTTATTTATTTTTAGTTTATTATTCTTTTTAGTTGCATGGATGTTCTCACGTAAACCTTCTAAAATATTGGATTATATCGGTAAATTCTTAAATCCTGTCTTTTTATTTCTTTTAGGGATTTTAATGTTACTTGCATTTATTAAACCGATGGGAAGCATTGGAAGCGCGCCTGTACAGGCCGACTATCAATCCAACGCCGTACTTAAAGGTTTTATCGATGGCTACAACACATTAGACGCGCTCGCTTCACTTGCGTTTGGTATTATTATTGTAACGACAATTAAGAAATTAGGGATTACAAACCCTGCGCATATCGCGAAAGAAACGGTGAAATCCGGATTTATCAGTATTATACTTATGGGACTAATCTATACATTGCTTGCCCTCATGGGAACGATGAGTTTAGGCCAGTTTAAAGTGAGTGAAAACGGTGGGATTGCATTAGCTCAAATTGCACATTACTACTTAGGTGATTACGGTATTATTTTATTATCATTAATCATTATTGTAGCTTGTTTAAAGACAGCAATTGGATTAATTACAGCATTCTCAGAAACATTTACAGAATTATTCCCGAAACGTAACTATTTAATGTTTGCAACAGTTGTGAGTATCGTTTCATTCGTCATTGCTAATGTGGGATTAACAAAGATAATTACATATTCTATACCAGTATTAATGTTTTTATATCCATTAGCGATCACGCTTATTTTACTGACGTTATTCAGTAAGTATTTTAATCATTCACGTACAGTTTATCAATTTACAACGTACTTTACGATGATTGCAGCGTTTGTGGATGGTTTAAAAGCAAGTCCTGAGTTTATTGCGAATACAGCATTCGCCAAAGGAATCGTGAACTTTGGAGATCACTATTTGCCCCTCTCCTCGATCGGGATGGGATGGGTATTGCCGGCAGTAATCGGATTTGTGATTGGATGTATCGTTTATTTAGCAAGAGGGAAGAAGTCCATCACAGAGGCTTAA
- a CDS encoding DUF2243 domain-containing protein, with translation MVDKQIKSYRWSGFMFGIGLAGFIDEIIFHQFLQWHHFYDKMTNKVGLISDGILNAMCGFFIIFGLFLLSDARRKVKVNWRYWLGRALMGMGSFQVYDGIINHKVLRMHQIRYVDNVITYDIVWLITGGLMILIGYLLSRKRDIIHAA, from the coding sequence ATGGTAGATAAACAGATAAAATCATATCGCTGGTCAGGTTTTATGTTCGGTATCGGGCTGGCTGGATTTATTGATGAGATTATTTTTCATCAGTTCTTGCAGTGGCATCATTTTTATGACAAGATGACAAATAAAGTTGGCTTGATTTCAGATGGAATACTTAATGCAATGTGCGGCTTCTTTATAATATTCGGTTTATTCTTACTGTCTGATGCACGCAGAAAAGTAAAGGTTAACTGGCGTTATTGGCTAGGTAGAGCATTAATGGGTATGGGATCATTTCAAGTATATGATGGAATTATTAATCATAAAGTATTAAGAATGCATCAAATAAGGTATGTAGATAATGTAATTACATATGACATTGTCTGGTTGATTACAGGGGGTCTCATGATTTTAATCGGATATTTACTTTCAAGAAAAAGAGACATCATACATGCAGCATAA